The following proteins are co-located in the Camelina sativa cultivar DH55 chromosome 12, Cs, whole genome shotgun sequence genome:
- the LOC104729383 gene encoding homeobox-leucine zipper protein HAT22 isoform X1: MGFDDSCNTGLVLGLSLSPASNNYNHAIKKASATVDHRLIRLDPSLTLSLSGESYKTKTVAGAGDQICRQTSSHSGISSFSSGRVKREREICGGDGEEEAEETTERVVSSRVSDDHDDEEGVSARKKLRLTKQQSALLEDSFKLHSTLNPKQKQTLARQLNLRPRQVEVWFQNRRARTKLKQTEVDCEFLKKCCETLTDENRRLQKELQDLKALKLAQPFYMHMPAATLTMCPSCERLGGSGGGVGAGGGTAAVDGETAKGAFSIVTKPRFYNPFTNPSAAC, from the exons ATGGGTTTTGATGATTCATGCAACACAGGTCTtgttcttggtttaagcctctCACCAGCGTCTAATAACTACAATCATGCCATCAAGAAAGCTTCCGCCACCGTGGACCACCGTCTCATCAGGCTCGATCCGTCGTTGACTCTAAGCCTATCCGGTGAGAGTTACAAGACTAAAACTGTTGCCGGCGCCGGAGACCAGATTTGCCGGCAGACTTCTTCTCACAGCGGAATCTCATCTTTCTCGAGCGGAAGggtaaagagagaaagagaaatctgCGGTGGCGACGGCGAAGAAGAGGCGGAGGAGACGACGGAGAGAGTAGTGAGTTCGAGAGTGAGTGATGATCATGACGATGAAGAAGGTGTTAGTGCTCGTAAAAAGCTTAGACTCACTAAACAACAATCTGCTCTTCTTGAAGATAGCTTCAAACTTCATAGCACCCTTAATCCC aagcaaaaacaaaccCTTGCGAGACAGCTAAATCTTAGGCCTAGACAAGTTGAAGTATGGTTTCAAAACAGGAGAGCtag GACAAAACTGAAGCAAACAGAAGTGGATTGTGAGTTTTTGAAGAAATGTTGTGAGACTCTAACGGATGAGAATAGAAGGCTTCAAAAGGAGCTTCAAGATCTTAAGGCTTTAAAACTGGCTCAACCGTTTTACATGCATATGCCGGCGGCAACTTTGACGATGTGCCCTTCTTGTGAGAGACTAGGCGGCAGCGGTGGTGGTGTAGGTGCCGGCGGAGGTACGGCAGCGGTTGATGGAGAAACGGCGAAAGGAGCTTTCTCCATCGTCACAAAGCCTCGTTTCTATAACCCTTTCACTAATCCTTCTGCAGCTTGTTAG
- the LOC104729383 gene encoding homeobox-leucine zipper protein HAT22 isoform X2, with the protein MGFDDSCNTGLVLGLSLSPASNNYNHAIKKASATVDHRLIRLDPSLTLSLSGESYKTKTVAGAGDQICRQTSSHSGISSFSSGRVKREREICGGDGEEEAEETTERVVSSRVSDDHDDEEGVSARKKLRLTKQQSALLEDSFKLHSTLNPKQKQTLARQLNLRPRQVEVWFQNRRARTKLKQTEVDCEFLKKCCETLTDENRRLQKELQDLKALKLAQPFYMHMPAATLTMCPSCERNGERSFLHRHKASFL; encoded by the exons ATGGGTTTTGATGATTCATGCAACACAGGTCTtgttcttggtttaagcctctCACCAGCGTCTAATAACTACAATCATGCCATCAAGAAAGCTTCCGCCACCGTGGACCACCGTCTCATCAGGCTCGATCCGTCGTTGACTCTAAGCCTATCCGGTGAGAGTTACAAGACTAAAACTGTTGCCGGCGCCGGAGACCAGATTTGCCGGCAGACTTCTTCTCACAGCGGAATCTCATCTTTCTCGAGCGGAAGggtaaagagagaaagagaaatctgCGGTGGCGACGGCGAAGAAGAGGCGGAGGAGACGACGGAGAGAGTAGTGAGTTCGAGAGTGAGTGATGATCATGACGATGAAGAAGGTGTTAGTGCTCGTAAAAAGCTTAGACTCACTAAACAACAATCTGCTCTTCTTGAAGATAGCTTCAAACTTCATAGCACCCTTAATCCC aagcaaaaacaaaccCTTGCGAGACAGCTAAATCTTAGGCCTAGACAAGTTGAAGTATGGTTTCAAAACAGGAGAGCtag GACAAAACTGAAGCAAACAGAAGTGGATTGTGAGTTTTTGAAGAAATGTTGTGAGACTCTAACGGATGAGAATAGAAGGCTTCAAAAGGAGCTTCAAGATCTTAAGGCTTTAAAACTGGCTCAACCGTTTTACATGCATATGCCGGCGGCAACTTTGACGATGTGCCCTTCTTGTGA GAGAAACGGCGAAAGGAGCTTTCTCCATCGTCACAAAGCCTCGTTTCTATAA